One window from the genome of Hippopotamus amphibius kiboko isolate mHipAmp2 chromosome 13, mHipAmp2.hap2, whole genome shotgun sequence encodes:
- the LOC130834565 gene encoding twinfilin-2 isoform X2: MAHQTGIHATEELKEFFAKARAGSVRLIKVVIEDEQLVLGASRELVGRWDQDYNGAVLPLLDAQQPCYLLYRLDTQNAQGFEWLFLAWSPDSSPVRLKMLYAATRATVKKEFGGGHIKDELFGTVKDDLSFAGYQKHLSSCAAPAPLTSAERELQQIRINEVKTEISVESKHQTLQGLAFPLQPQAQRALQQLRQKTVNYIQLKLDLERETIELVHTEPTDVAQLPSRVPRDAARYHFFLYKHTHEGDPLESVVFIYSMPGYKCSIKERMLYSSCKSRLLDSVEQDFQLEIAKKIEIGDGAELTADFLYDEVHPKQHAFKQAFAKPRGPGGTRGHKRLIRGPGENGDDS, translated from the exons CCACCGAGGAGCTGAAGGAGTTCTTTGCCAAGGCGCGGGCTGGCTCTGTGCGGCTCATCAAAGTCGTCATTGAGGACG AGCAGCTTGTGCTGGGTGCCTCGAGGGAGCTGGTGGGCCGCTGGGACCAGGACTACAACGGGGCAGTGCTGCCGCTGCTGGACGCCCAGCAGCCTTGCTACCTGCTCTACCGCCTGGACACACAGAACGCCCAGGGCTTCGAGTGGCTCTTCCTCGCCTGGTCACCTGATAGTTCCCCC GTGCGGCTGAAGATGCTGTATGCAGCCACTCGGGCCACAGTGAAGAAGGAGTTTGGGGGCGGCCACATCAAGGATGAGCTGTTTGGGACTGTGAAG GATGACCTCTCCTTTGCTGGGTACCAGAAGCACCTGTCGTCCTGTGCAGCGCCCGCGCCGCTGACCTCGGCCGAGAGAGAACTTCAGCAGATCCGTATTAATGAG GTGAAGACAGAGATCAGTGTGGAGAGCAAACACCAGACCCTTCAGGGCCTGGCCTTCCCTCTGCAGCCTCAGGCCCAGCGGGCACTTCAGCAGCTCAGGCAGAAGACCGTCAACTACATCCAGCTG AAGCTGGACCTGGAGCGGGAGACCATCGAGCTGGTGCACACAGAGCCCACGGATGTGGCCCAGCTGCCGTCACGGGTGCCCCGAGACGCCGCCCGCTACCACTTCTTCCTCTATAAGCACACCCACGAGGGTGACCCCCTGGAGTCTGTGG TGTTCATCTACTCGATGCCCGGCTACAAGTGCAGCATCAAGGAGCGCATGCTCTACTCCAGCTGCAAGAGCCGTCTCCTCGACTCCGTGGAGCAGGACTTCCAGCTGGAGATCGCCAAGAAG ATAGAGATTGGCGACGGGGCGGAGCTGACAGCCGACTTCCTCTATGACGAGGTGCACCCCAAGCAACACGCCTTCAAGCAGGCCTTCGCCAAGCCCAGGGGCCCTGGGGGCACGCGGGGCCACAAGCGCCTCATCCGTGGCCCCGGTGAGAATGGGGACGACAGCTAG
- the LOC130834565 gene encoding toll-like receptor 9 isoform X3, whose product MAHQTGIHATEELKEFFAKARAGSVRLIKVVIEDEQLVLGASRELVGRWDQDYNGAVLPLLDAQQPCYLLYRLDTQNAQGFEWLFLAWSPDSSPVRLKMLYAATRATVKKEFGGGHIKDELFGTVKDDLSFAGYQKHLSSCAAPAPLTSAERELQQIRINEVKTEISVESKHQTLQGLAFPLQPQAQRALQQLRQKTVNYIQLKLDLERETIELVHTEPTDVAQLPSRVPRDAARYHFFLYKHTHEGDPLESVVFIYSMPGYKCSIKERMLYSSCKSRLLDSVEQDFQLEIAKKGPCRALHPLSLLVQAAVLAVALAQGTLPAFLPCEFQPKGLVNCNWLFLKSVPHFSAAAPRANVTSLSLLSNRIHHLHDSDFAHLSSLRILNLKWNCPPAALSPMHFPCHMTIEPNTFLAVPTLEELNLSYNGITTVPALPRSLVSLSLSHTNILVLDPTHFASLQALRFLYMDGNCYYKNPCQWAVEVAPGALLGLGNLTHLSLKYNNLTEVPRRLPPSLETLLLSYNHIVTLAPEDLANLTALRVLDVGGNCRRCDHARNPCRECPKHFPKLHPDTFSHLSHLEGLVLKDSSLYSLDNRWFRGLDRLQVLDLSENFLYDCITRTTAFQSLARLENLNLSFNYHKKVSFAHLHLAPSFNGLLSLKVLDMHGIFFRSLSQTTLQPLTHLPRLQVLRLQMNFINQAQLSIFGTFPGLLYVDLSDNRISGAATPADDLREADGGPVFWLQSRDLAPGPLDTLSSEDFMPSCKKSNFTLDLSRNNLVTIQQEMFAHLSHLQCLRLSHNSISQAVNGSQFVPLTSLQVLDLSYNKLDLYHGSSFTELPRLEALDLSYNSQPFSMQGVGHNLSFVAQLRSLRYLSLAHNDIHSRVSQQLCSASLKALDFSGNALSQMWAEGDLYLHFFQGLRKLVLLDLSKNHLHTLLPSTLDNLPKSLQLLRLRDNNLAFFNWSSLVLLPQLEILDLAGNQLKALSNGSLPSGTRLRRLDLSSNSIGFVTPGFFVLAKRLEELNLSANALKTVEPSWFGSLAGTLKILDVSANPLHCACGAAFVDFLLEVQAAVPGLPSRVKCGSPGQLQGRSIFAQDLRLCLDEALSWDCFGLSLLVVALGLAVPMLHHLCGWDLWYCFHLCLAWLPRRGWRRGADTLFYDAFVVFDKTQSAVADWVYNELRVQLEERRGRRALRLCLEERDWLPGKTLFENIWASVYSSRKTLFVLAHTDRVSGLLRASFLLAQQRLLEDRKDVVVLVILRPDAYRSRYVRLRQRLCRQSVLLWPHQPSGQGSFWAQLGTALTRDNRHFYNQNFCRGPTTAE is encoded by the exons CCACCGAGGAGCTGAAGGAGTTCTTTGCCAAGGCGCGGGCTGGCTCTGTGCGGCTCATCAAAGTCGTCATTGAGGACG AGCAGCTTGTGCTGGGTGCCTCGAGGGAGCTGGTGGGCCGCTGGGACCAGGACTACAACGGGGCAGTGCTGCCGCTGCTGGACGCCCAGCAGCCTTGCTACCTGCTCTACCGCCTGGACACACAGAACGCCCAGGGCTTCGAGTGGCTCTTCCTCGCCTGGTCACCTGATAGTTCCCCC GTGCGGCTGAAGATGCTGTATGCAGCCACTCGGGCCACAGTGAAGAAGGAGTTTGGGGGCGGCCACATCAAGGATGAGCTGTTTGGGACTGTGAAG GATGACCTCTCCTTTGCTGGGTACCAGAAGCACCTGTCGTCCTGTGCAGCGCCCGCGCCGCTGACCTCGGCCGAGAGAGAACTTCAGCAGATCCGTATTAATGAG GTGAAGACAGAGATCAGTGTGGAGAGCAAACACCAGACCCTTCAGGGCCTGGCCTTCCCTCTGCAGCCTCAGGCCCAGCGGGCACTTCAGCAGCTCAGGCAGAAGACCGTCAACTACATCCAGCTG AAGCTGGACCTGGAGCGGGAGACCATCGAGCTGGTGCACACAGAGCCCACGGATGTGGCCCAGCTGCCGTCACGGGTGCCCCGAGACGCCGCCCGCTACCACTTCTTCCTCTATAAGCACACCCACGAGGGTGACCCCCTGGAGTCTGTGG TGTTCATCTACTCGATGCCCGGCTACAAGTGCAGCATCAAGGAGCGCATGCTCTACTCCAGCTGCAAGAGCCGTCTCCTCGACTCCGTGGAGCAGGACTTCCAGCTGGAGATCGCCAAGAAG GGCCCCTGCCGTGCCCTGCACCCCCTTTCTCTCCTGGTGCAGGCGGCAGTGCTGGCTGTGGCCCTGGCCCAGGGCACCCTGCCCGCCTTCCTGCCCTGTGAGTTCCAGCCCAAAGGCCTGGTGAATTGCAACTGGCTGTTCCTGAAGTCGGTGCCGCACTTCTCGGCCGCGGCGCCACGGGCCAACGTCACGAGCCTCTCCTTGCTCTCTAACCGCATCCACCACCTGCACGACTCTGACTTCGCCCACCTGTCCAGCCTGCGGATCCTCAACCTCAAGTGGAACTGCCCGCCGGCCGCCCTCAGCCCCATGCACTTCCCCTGCCACATGACCATCGAGCCCAACACCTTCCTGGCCGTACCCACCCTGGAGGAGCTGAACCTGAGCTACAACGGCATCACGACTGTGCCCGCCCTGCCCAGGTCCCTCGTGTCCCTGTCCCTGAGCCACACCAACATCCTGGTGCTAGACCCCACCCACTTTGCCAGCCTGCAGGCCCTGCGCTTTCTGTACATGGATGGCAACTGCTACTACAAGAACCCctgccagtgggcagtggaggtGGCCCCGGGTGCGCTCCTTGGCCTGGGCAACCTCACACACCTGTCGCTCAAGTACAACAACCTCACGGAGGTGCCCCGCCGCCTGCCTCCCAGCCTGGAGACCCTGCTCTTGTCCTACAACCACATTGTCACCCTGGCGCCCGAGGACCTGGCCAATCTGACTGCCTTGCGTGTGCTCGACGTGGGTGGCAACTGCCGCCGCTGTGACCATGCCCGCAACCCCTGCAGGGAGTGCCCGAAGCACTTCCCCAAGCTGCACCCTGACACCTTCAGCCACCTGAGCCACCTCGAAGGCCTGGTGTTAAAGGACAGTTCTCTCTACAGCCTGGACAATAGATGGTTCCGTGGCCTGGACAGGCTCCAAGTGCTGGACCTGAGTGAGAACTTCCTCTATGACTGCATCACCAGGACCACAGCCTTCCAGAGCCTGGCCCGGCTGGAAAACCTCAACCTGTCCTTCAATTACCACAAGAAGGTGTCCTTCGCCCACCTGCACCTGGCGCCCTCCTTCAACGGCCTGCTCTCCCTGAAGGTGCTGGACATGCACGGCATCTTCTTCCGCTCGCTCAGCCAGACCACGCTCCAGCCGCTGACCCACCTGCCCAGGCTCCAGGTTCTGCGTCTGCAGATGAACTTCATCAACCAGGCCCAGCTCAGCATCTTCGGGACCTTCCCGGGCCTGCTCTACGTGGACCTGTCAGACAACCGCATCAGCGGAGCGGCGACGCCGGCAGACGACTTGAGGGAGGCGGATGGTGGGCCAGTGTTCTGGCTGCAGTCCAGGGACCTTGCTCCAGGCCCACTGGACACCCTCAGTTCAGAGGACTTCATGCCAAGCTGCAAGAAATCCAACTTCACCTTGGACCTATCACGGAACAACCTGGTGACGATCCAGCAAGAGATGTTCGCCCACCTCTCGCACCTCCAGTGCCTGCGCCTGAGCCACAACAGCATCTCGCAAGCGGTCAACGGCTCCCAGTTCGTGCCGCTGACCAGCCTGCAGGTGCTGGACCTGTCTTACAACAAGCTGGACCTGTACCACGGGAGCTCATTTACAGAGCTACCGCGACTGGAGGCGCTGGACCTCAGCTACAACAGCCAGCCTTTCAGCATGCAGGGAGTGGGCCACAATCTCAGCTTCGTGGCGCAGCTGCGCTCCCTGCGCTACCTCAGCCTGGCGCACAACGACATCCACAGCCGGGTGTCCCAGCAGCTCTGCAGCGCCTCGCTGAAGGCCCTGGACTTCAGCGGCAACGCCCTGAGCCAGATGTGGGCTGAGGGAGACCTCTATCTCCACTTCTTCCAAGGTCTGAGAAAACTGGTCCTACTGGACCTGTCCAAGAACCACCTGCACACCCTCCTGCCAAGCACCCTGGACAACCTCCCTAAGAGCCTGCAGCTGCTGCGTCTCCGGGACAATAACCTGGCCTTCTTCAACTGGAGCAGCCTGGTCCTCCTGCCCCAGCTGGAAATCCTGGACCTGGCGGGAAATCAGCTGAAGGCCCTGAGCAATGGCAGCCTGCCGTCTGGCACCCGGCTCCGGAGGCTGGACCTCAGCAGCAACAGCATCGGCTTCGTGACCCCTGGCTTCTTTGTTCTCGCCAAGCGGCTGGAAGAGCTCAACCTCAGCGCCAACGCCCTTAAGACGGTGGAGCCCTCCTGGTTTGGCTCCCTAGCGGGCACCCTGAAAATCCTAGACGTGAGTGCCAACCCGCTGCACTGTGCCTGTGGGGCAGCCTTCGTGGACTTCCTGCTGGAGGTGCAGGCTGCCGTGCCCGGGCTGCCCAGCCGAGTCAAGTGTGGCAGTCCAGGCCAGCTCCAGGGCCGCAGCATCTTCGCGCAGGACCTGCGCCTCTGCCTGGATGAGGCCCTCTCCTGGGACTGTTTTGGCCTCTCGTTGCTGGTGGTggccctgggcctggctgtgcccATGCTGCACCACCTCTGCGGCTGGGACCTCTGGTACTGCTTCCACCTATGCCTGGCCTGGCTGCCCCGGCGGGGGTGGCGGCGGGGCGCGGACACCCTGTTCTATGATGCCTTTGTGGTTTTTGACAAGACGCAGAGTGCAGTGGCCGACTGGGTGTACAACGAGCTGCGGGTGCAGCTGGAGGAGCGCCGTGGGCGGCGGGCACTCCGCTTGTGCCTGGAGGAGCGCGACTGGCTACCTGGCAAGACGCTCTTTGAGAACATATGGGCCTCGGTCTACAGCAGCCGCAAGACCCTGTTTGTGCTGGCCCACACGGACCGGGTCAGCGGCCTCTTGCGTGCCAGCTTCCTACTGGCCCAGCAGCGCCTGCTGGAGGACCGCAAGGACGTCGTGGTGCTGGTGATCCTGCGCCCCGACGCCTACCGCTCCCGCTATGTGCGGCTGCGCCAGCGCCTCTGCCGCCAGAGCGTCCTCCTCTGGCCCCACCAGCCCAGTGGCCAGGGCAGCTTCTGGGCCCAGCTGGGCACGGCCCTGACCAGGGACAACCGCCACTTCTATAACCAGAACTTCTGCCGGGGCCCCACGACAGCCGAATAA
- the LOC130834565 gene encoding toll-like receptor 9 isoform X1, whose product MGPCRALHPLSLLVQAAVLAVALAQGTLPAFLPCEFQPKGLVNCNWLFLKSVPHFSAAAPRANVTSLSLLSNRIHHLHDSDFAHLSSLRILNLKWNCPPAALSPMHFPCHMTIEPNTFLAVPTLEELNLSYNGITTVPALPRSLVSLSLSHTNILVLDPTHFASLQALRFLYMDGNCYYKNPCQWAVEVAPGALLGLGNLTHLSLKYNNLTEVPRRLPPSLETLLLSYNHIVTLAPEDLANLTALRVLDVGGNCRRCDHARNPCRECPKHFPKLHPDTFSHLSHLEGLVLKDSSLYSLDNRWFRGLDRLQVLDLSENFLYDCITRTTAFQSLARLENLNLSFNYHKKVSFAHLHLAPSFNGLLSLKVLDMHGIFFRSLSQTTLQPLTHLPRLQVLRLQMNFINQAQLSIFGTFPGLLYVDLSDNRISGAATPADDLREADGGPVFWLQSRDLAPGPLDTLSSEDFMPSCKKSNFTLDLSRNNLVTIQQEMFAHLSHLQCLRLSHNSISQAVNGSQFVPLTSLQVLDLSYNKLDLYHGSSFTELPRLEALDLSYNSQPFSMQGVGHNLSFVAQLRSLRYLSLAHNDIHSRVSQQLCSASLKALDFSGNALSQMWAEGDLYLHFFQGLRKLVLLDLSKNHLHTLLPSTLDNLPKSLQLLRLRDNNLAFFNWSSLVLLPQLEILDLAGNQLKALSNGSLPSGTRLRRLDLSSNSIGFVTPGFFVLAKRLEELNLSANALKTVEPSWFGSLAGTLKILDVSANPLHCACGAAFVDFLLEVQAAVPGLPSRVKCGSPGQLQGRSIFAQDLRLCLDEALSWDCFGLSLLVVALGLAVPMLHHLCGWDLWYCFHLCLAWLPRRGWRRGADTLFYDAFVVFDKTQSAVADWVYNELRVQLEERRGRRALRLCLEERDWLPGKTLFENIWASVYSSRKTLFVLAHTDRVSGLLRASFLLAQQRLLEDRKDVVVLVILRPDAYRSRYVRLRQRLCRQSVLLWPHQPSGQGSFWAQLGTALTRDNRHFYNQNFCRGPTTAE is encoded by the exons ATG GGCCCCTGCCGTGCCCTGCACCCCCTTTCTCTCCTGGTGCAGGCGGCAGTGCTGGCTGTGGCCCTGGCCCAGGGCACCCTGCCCGCCTTCCTGCCCTGTGAGTTCCAGCCCAAAGGCCTGGTGAATTGCAACTGGCTGTTCCTGAAGTCGGTGCCGCACTTCTCGGCCGCGGCGCCACGGGCCAACGTCACGAGCCTCTCCTTGCTCTCTAACCGCATCCACCACCTGCACGACTCTGACTTCGCCCACCTGTCCAGCCTGCGGATCCTCAACCTCAAGTGGAACTGCCCGCCGGCCGCCCTCAGCCCCATGCACTTCCCCTGCCACATGACCATCGAGCCCAACACCTTCCTGGCCGTACCCACCCTGGAGGAGCTGAACCTGAGCTACAACGGCATCACGACTGTGCCCGCCCTGCCCAGGTCCCTCGTGTCCCTGTCCCTGAGCCACACCAACATCCTGGTGCTAGACCCCACCCACTTTGCCAGCCTGCAGGCCCTGCGCTTTCTGTACATGGATGGCAACTGCTACTACAAGAACCCctgccagtgggcagtggaggtGGCCCCGGGTGCGCTCCTTGGCCTGGGCAACCTCACACACCTGTCGCTCAAGTACAACAACCTCACGGAGGTGCCCCGCCGCCTGCCTCCCAGCCTGGAGACCCTGCTCTTGTCCTACAACCACATTGTCACCCTGGCGCCCGAGGACCTGGCCAATCTGACTGCCTTGCGTGTGCTCGACGTGGGTGGCAACTGCCGCCGCTGTGACCATGCCCGCAACCCCTGCAGGGAGTGCCCGAAGCACTTCCCCAAGCTGCACCCTGACACCTTCAGCCACCTGAGCCACCTCGAAGGCCTGGTGTTAAAGGACAGTTCTCTCTACAGCCTGGACAATAGATGGTTCCGTGGCCTGGACAGGCTCCAAGTGCTGGACCTGAGTGAGAACTTCCTCTATGACTGCATCACCAGGACCACAGCCTTCCAGAGCCTGGCCCGGCTGGAAAACCTCAACCTGTCCTTCAATTACCACAAGAAGGTGTCCTTCGCCCACCTGCACCTGGCGCCCTCCTTCAACGGCCTGCTCTCCCTGAAGGTGCTGGACATGCACGGCATCTTCTTCCGCTCGCTCAGCCAGACCACGCTCCAGCCGCTGACCCACCTGCCCAGGCTCCAGGTTCTGCGTCTGCAGATGAACTTCATCAACCAGGCCCAGCTCAGCATCTTCGGGACCTTCCCGGGCCTGCTCTACGTGGACCTGTCAGACAACCGCATCAGCGGAGCGGCGACGCCGGCAGACGACTTGAGGGAGGCGGATGGTGGGCCAGTGTTCTGGCTGCAGTCCAGGGACCTTGCTCCAGGCCCACTGGACACCCTCAGTTCAGAGGACTTCATGCCAAGCTGCAAGAAATCCAACTTCACCTTGGACCTATCACGGAACAACCTGGTGACGATCCAGCAAGAGATGTTCGCCCACCTCTCGCACCTCCAGTGCCTGCGCCTGAGCCACAACAGCATCTCGCAAGCGGTCAACGGCTCCCAGTTCGTGCCGCTGACCAGCCTGCAGGTGCTGGACCTGTCTTACAACAAGCTGGACCTGTACCACGGGAGCTCATTTACAGAGCTACCGCGACTGGAGGCGCTGGACCTCAGCTACAACAGCCAGCCTTTCAGCATGCAGGGAGTGGGCCACAATCTCAGCTTCGTGGCGCAGCTGCGCTCCCTGCGCTACCTCAGCCTGGCGCACAACGACATCCACAGCCGGGTGTCCCAGCAGCTCTGCAGCGCCTCGCTGAAGGCCCTGGACTTCAGCGGCAACGCCCTGAGCCAGATGTGGGCTGAGGGAGACCTCTATCTCCACTTCTTCCAAGGTCTGAGAAAACTGGTCCTACTGGACCTGTCCAAGAACCACCTGCACACCCTCCTGCCAAGCACCCTGGACAACCTCCCTAAGAGCCTGCAGCTGCTGCGTCTCCGGGACAATAACCTGGCCTTCTTCAACTGGAGCAGCCTGGTCCTCCTGCCCCAGCTGGAAATCCTGGACCTGGCGGGAAATCAGCTGAAGGCCCTGAGCAATGGCAGCCTGCCGTCTGGCACCCGGCTCCGGAGGCTGGACCTCAGCAGCAACAGCATCGGCTTCGTGACCCCTGGCTTCTTTGTTCTCGCCAAGCGGCTGGAAGAGCTCAACCTCAGCGCCAACGCCCTTAAGACGGTGGAGCCCTCCTGGTTTGGCTCCCTAGCGGGCACCCTGAAAATCCTAGACGTGAGTGCCAACCCGCTGCACTGTGCCTGTGGGGCAGCCTTCGTGGACTTCCTGCTGGAGGTGCAGGCTGCCGTGCCCGGGCTGCCCAGCCGAGTCAAGTGTGGCAGTCCAGGCCAGCTCCAGGGCCGCAGCATCTTCGCGCAGGACCTGCGCCTCTGCCTGGATGAGGCCCTCTCCTGGGACTGTTTTGGCCTCTCGTTGCTGGTGGTggccctgggcctggctgtgcccATGCTGCACCACCTCTGCGGCTGGGACCTCTGGTACTGCTTCCACCTATGCCTGGCCTGGCTGCCCCGGCGGGGGTGGCGGCGGGGCGCGGACACCCTGTTCTATGATGCCTTTGTGGTTTTTGACAAGACGCAGAGTGCAGTGGCCGACTGGGTGTACAACGAGCTGCGGGTGCAGCTGGAGGAGCGCCGTGGGCGGCGGGCACTCCGCTTGTGCCTGGAGGAGCGCGACTGGCTACCTGGCAAGACGCTCTTTGAGAACATATGGGCCTCGGTCTACAGCAGCCGCAAGACCCTGTTTGTGCTGGCCCACACGGACCGGGTCAGCGGCCTCTTGCGTGCCAGCTTCCTACTGGCCCAGCAGCGCCTGCTGGAGGACCGCAAGGACGTCGTGGTGCTGGTGATCCTGCGCCCCGACGCCTACCGCTCCCGCTATGTGCGGCTGCGCCAGCGCCTCTGCCGCCAGAGCGTCCTCCTCTGGCCCCACCAGCCCAGTGGCCAGGGCAGCTTCTGGGCCCAGCTGGGCACGGCCCTGACCAGGGACAACCGCCACTTCTATAACCAGAACTTCTGCCGGGGCCCCACGACAGCCGAATAA
- the ALAS1 gene encoding 5-aminolevulinate synthase, non-specific, mitochondrial, which produces MRSCLFRCILGRRGSRPEDSRADEGNGLSRPFCLGTRRRRRRRHLRRVARAGSVYLRDMETVVRRCPFLSRVPQAFLQKAGKSLLFYAQNCPKMMEVGAKPAPRALSTSAVLCQQVKETPPANEKDKTAKAPAQQAPDASQQTPGGTQLPSGHPSLATSQGSASKCPFLAAQMSQGGSSVFRKASLELQEDVQEIHAVREEVAQTSVNPGVISVKTDGGELSGLLKSFQDIVRKQRPEGVSHLLQDNLPKSVSTFQYDRFFEKKIDEKKNDHTYRVFKTVNRRAQFFPMADDYSDSLITKKQVSVWCSNDYLGMSRHPRVCGAVIDTLKQHGTGAGGTRNISGTSKFHVDLEQELADLHGKDAALLFSSCFVANDSTLFTLAKMMPGCEIYSDAGNHASMIQGIRNSRVPKYVYRHNDISHLRELLQRSDPTVPKIVAFETVHSMDGAVCPLEELCDVAHEFGAITFVDEVHAVGLYGAQGGGIGDRDGVMPKMDIISGTLGKAFGCVGGYIASTSSLIDTIRSYAAGFIFTTSLPPMLLAGALESVRILKSEEGRGLRRQHQRNVKLMRQMLMDAGLPVVHCPSHIIPVRVADAAKNTEVCDMLMSRHNLYVQAINYPTVPRGEELLRIAPTPHHTPQMMSYFLENLLATWKRVGLELKPHSSAECNFCRRPLHFEVMSEREKSYFFGMSKLVSAQA; this is translated from the exons ATGCGCAGCTGTCTATTTCGGTGTATATTAGGACGACGGGGTTCGCGGCCTGAGGATTCTCGTGCGGACGAGGGCAACGGTTTGTCTCGACCCTTCTGCTTGGgtacccgccgccgccgccgccgccgccacctccGCCGAGTTGCCCGCGCAG GATCAGTGTACCTCCGGGACATGGAGACTGTTGTTCGCCGCTGCCCATTCTTATCCCGTGTGCCTCAGGCCTTTCTGCAGAAGGCAGGCAAATCTCTATTGTTCTATGCCCAAAACTGTCCTAAGATGATGGAAGTTGGGGCCAAGCCAGCCCCTCGGGCCCTGTCCACTTCAGCAGTACTCTGCCAGCAGGTCAAAGAAACCCCTCCGGCCAACGAGA AGGACAAAACTGCCAAAGCCCCGGCGCAGCAGGCTCCCGATGCGTCCCAGCAGACTCCAGGTGGCACGCAGCTTCCGTCTGGACACCCCTCCCTTGCCACGAGCCAGGGCAGTGCGAGCAAATGCCCTTTCCTGGCTGCCCAGATGAGCCAGGGAGGCAGCAGTGTCTTCCGCAAAGCCAGCCTAGAGCTCCAGGAGGATGTGCAGGAAATACATGCCGTGAGGGAAG AGGTTGCCCAAACCTCAGTGAATCCCGGTGTGATTAGTGTGAAGACGGACGGAGGCGAGCTGAGTGGATTGCTGAAGAGCTTTCAGGATATCGTGCGAAAGCAACGACCAGAAGGAGTGTCCCACCTTCTTCAAGATAACTTGCCAAAAT ctGTTTCCACTTTTCAGTATGATcgtttctttgagaagaaaattgatgagaaaaaaaatgaccataCCTATCGAGTTTTCAAAACTGTGAACCGGAGGGCGCAGTTCTTCCCCATGGCGGATGACTATTCGGACTCTCTCATCACCAAAAAGCAGGTGTCCGTCTGGTGTAGCAATGACTACCTAGGAATGAGTCGCCACCCACGGGTGTGTGGAGCTGTCAT agacactTTGAAACAGCATGGCACTGGAGCAGGGGGTACTAGAAATATTTCTGGAACTAGTAAATTCCACGTGGACCTGGAGCAGGAGCTGGCTGACCTCCATGGGAAAGATGCAGCACTCTTGTTTTCCTCGTGCTTTGTGGCCAACGACTCAACCCTCTTCACTCTGGCTAAGATGATGCCAG GCTGTGAGATTTACTCTGATGCCGGGAACCACGCCTCCATGATCCAGGGGATTCGGAACAGCCGAGTGCCAAAGTACGTCTACCGCCACAATGACATCAGCCACCTCCGAGAACTGCTGCAGAGGTCTGACCCCACCGTCCCTAAGATTGTCGCCTTTGAAACTGTCCACTCAATGGATG GGGCAGTGTGCCCACTGGAAGAGCTGTGTGACGTGGCGCATGAGTTTGGAGCAATCACTTTCGTGGATGAGGTCCACGCAGTGGGGCTGTATGGGGCTCAAGGCGGAGGGATTGGTGATCGGGATGGAGTTATGCCAAAAATGGACATCATTTCTGGAACACTTG GCAAAGCCTTTGGCTGTGTTGGAGGGTACATCGCCAGCACGAGTTCCCTGATCGACACTATCCGGTCCTACGCGGCGGGCTTCATCTTCACCACCTCCCTGCCGCCCATGCTGCTGGCCGGAGCGCTGGAGTCTGTGCGGATCCTGAAGAGCGAAGAGGGCCGGGGGCTTCGCCGCCAGCACCAGCGCAACGTCAAGCTCATGCGGCAGATGCTGATGGATGCCGGCCTCCCGGTCGTCCACTGCCCcagtcacatcatccctgtccgG GTCGCAGACGCTGCTAAAAACACGGAGGTCTGTGATATGCTGATGAGCAGACATAACCTCTACGTCCAAGCGATCAATTACCCCACGGTGCCCCGGGGGGAGGAGCTGCTGCGCATCGCCCCCACGCCCCACCACACGCCACAGATGATGAGCTACTTCCTGG AGAATCTGCTGGCCACGTGGAAGCGCGTTGGGCTGGAACTCAAGCCACATTCCTCAGCCGAGTGCAATTTCTGTAGGAGGCCACTACATTTTGAAGTTATGAGCGAAAGAGAGAAGTCCTATTTCTTTGGTATGAGCAAGTTGGTGTCTGCTCAGGCCTGA